The following coding sequences lie in one Deltaproteobacteria bacterium genomic window:
- a CDS encoding DNA adenine methylase, which produces MRDRREAAIAYARRVLAASQGEPVEKTIWGSPAGKKRIAQRLVAMLPAHKTYVEPFAGSAAVLFAKEPSDVEVINDADPEIADAYRLLKKLTTADLERLKKLPWTGDEKTFKGLLDVEPEGDVERLHRFLYLTHFSYGKMRGRSFSPSVVGVEAKTIKRIEQFAPRLKRVKVYGGDYEKVVRKYDSKDTVFFLDPPYPGYNVDVGESDFDEERFFKLLKSLKGKFLITYGIRGKFPAMVKDSGFWTKRIRTPRTIAAMRGVGGSSVLTQLLVANYEPTLKGLDESVVIEDWDGVVETDADELEKAQPFGTFGGSFHYAKRIVPLIPAHKTYVEPFAGAAAVLHAKEPSEKEVLADLDDDVVFLHRSIKAMTPERIEELRRRFEWTVTEESFLKARDMAPKDDVARFYKLVFVRTHARDCRPDGTHPAQQHLGSTTNPEKYLKAAERLKDVTVLRQDYRKTLKAYDSPDTFFFIDPPYPGEWFDKDKVIDLEEFVDALAKVRGKFIAVLNPTPENVAAFKRVGHVFRLKVREASGRGGAKQAMRLFVANYPVRKAEDFELVAKCEHLPLDPSLDALVFDKTTQLVKGLDPNDERYVLGIVLEPEVVDAQGDIYSTEEIRAAAHRFMEEFGGLGLMHRLRVNDQVKVLESYLAPTDFTVGELTVRKGTWMLAVRVLSDELWDRVKSGDLTGFSIGGSARRVPEPAPAPAPPPATPDAQPQTEAA; this is translated from the coding sequence ATGCGTGACCGGCGCGAGGCGGCCATCGCCTACGCCCGTCGCGTCCTCGCGGCGAGCCAGGGCGAGCCGGTCGAGAAGACCATCTGGGGCTCGCCCGCGGGCAAGAAGCGCATCGCGCAGCGGCTCGTGGCGATGCTCCCCGCCCACAAGACCTACGTCGAGCCCTTCGCCGGAAGCGCCGCGGTGCTGTTCGCGAAGGAGCCCTCCGACGTCGAGGTCATCAACGACGCTGACCCGGAGATCGCCGACGCCTACCGGCTCCTCAAGAAGCTCACGACCGCCGACCTCGAGCGGTTGAAGAAGCTGCCGTGGACCGGCGACGAGAAGACGTTCAAGGGGCTGCTCGATGTCGAGCCCGAGGGCGACGTCGAGCGCCTGCACCGCTTCCTGTACCTGACGCACTTCTCCTACGGGAAGATGCGCGGGCGCAGCTTCAGCCCGTCGGTCGTCGGAGTCGAAGCCAAGACCATCAAGCGCATCGAGCAGTTCGCGCCGCGCCTGAAGCGCGTGAAGGTGTACGGCGGCGACTACGAGAAGGTCGTCCGCAAGTACGACTCGAAGGACACGGTCTTCTTCCTCGATCCGCCGTACCCCGGCTACAACGTCGACGTCGGCGAGTCGGACTTCGACGAGGAGCGCTTCTTCAAGCTCCTCAAGTCGCTCAAGGGCAAGTTCCTCATCACCTACGGCATCCGCGGGAAGTTCCCCGCGATGGTGAAGGACTCCGGCTTCTGGACGAAGCGGATCCGGACCCCGCGCACCATCGCCGCCATGCGCGGCGTTGGCGGCTCGTCGGTGCTCACGCAGCTGCTCGTCGCGAACTACGAGCCTACGCTCAAGGGGCTCGACGAGAGCGTCGTCATCGAGGACTGGGACGGCGTCGTCGAGACCGACGCGGACGAGCTCGAGAAGGCCCAGCCCTTCGGCACCTTCGGCGGCTCGTTCCACTACGCGAAGCGCATCGTGCCGCTCATCCCGGCGCACAAGACCTACGTCGAGCCCTTCGCGGGCGCGGCGGCGGTGCTGCACGCGAAGGAGCCGAGCGAGAAGGAGGTGCTCGCGGACCTCGACGACGACGTCGTGTTCCTCCATCGGAGCATCAAGGCGATGACGCCCGAGCGCATCGAGGAGCTGCGGCGCCGCTTCGAGTGGACCGTCACCGAGGAGAGCTTCCTCAAGGCGCGCGACATGGCGCCGAAGGACGACGTCGCGCGCTTCTACAAGCTCGTCTTCGTCCGCACGCACGCCCGCGACTGCCGCCCCGACGGCACGCACCCGGCGCAGCAGCACCTCGGCTCCACAACGAACCCGGAGAAGTACCTGAAGGCCGCCGAGCGGCTGAAGGACGTCACGGTGCTTCGGCAGGACTACCGGAAGACGCTGAAGGCCTACGACTCGCCGGACACGTTCTTCTTCATCGACCCGCCGTACCCCGGCGAGTGGTTCGACAAGGACAAGGTCATCGACCTCGAGGAGTTCGTCGACGCGCTCGCCAAGGTGCGCGGCAAGTTCATCGCGGTCCTGAACCCGACGCCGGAGAACGTCGCCGCCTTCAAGCGGGTCGGCCACGTCTTCCGTCTCAAGGTCCGCGAGGCCTCGGGCCGGGGCGGCGCCAAGCAGGCGATGCGTCTGTTCGTCGCGAACTACCCCGTGCGCAAGGCCGAGGACTTCGAGCTCGTCGCCAAGTGCGAGCACCTGCCGCTCGACCCGAGCCTCGACGCGCTGGTCTTCGACAAGACGACCCAGCTCGTGAAGGGCCTCGATCCGAACGACGAGCGCTACGTGCTCGGCATCGTGCTCGAGCCCGAGGTCGTCGACGCGCAGGGCGACATCTACTCGACCGAGGAGATCCGCGCCGCCGCCCACCGCTTCATGGAGGAGTTCGGCGGGCTCGGGCTCATGCACCGGCTGCGGGTGAACGACCAGGTGAAGGTGCTCGAGAGCTACCTCGCGCCCACCGA
- a CDS encoding head morphogenesis protein: MCGTSATADRLLVVHEARIAADELLGDYLRLPLGKAINLGTPGGFDRAVALLAARLRRATGRADVDAVRDAMAVLDIDWPRTTAAERRRLVSEAMAAAGRATAIIPARIQVPLGDAAESVVAATRTQARRQQGLAIAADFNALDRRVVTHVVSSQGNFVRDEYGRRVEGLGEEARRIVAAGLEQGLGRDDIAADLERAARAALVERAPFYWEVVASSFMGQGRSFAQMSSYAEAGIQRYVIEAVLDERTTHICRYLHGKSFAVADALQRFERVERLEQPEDIKRELPWVRESLDPETGRTRLYVDGGAGRTPLAEVTRSAFGTRDDRGDFRALASDGALREVGIGFPPYHGLCRTTTLAVV; the protein is encoded by the coding sequence ATGTGCGGAACGTCCGCTACCGCTGACCGCCTCCTGGTCGTGCATGAGGCCCGGATCGCCGCCGACGAGCTGCTCGGCGACTACCTGCGGCTGCCGCTCGGGAAGGCGATCAACCTCGGAACACCGGGCGGGTTCGATCGCGCCGTCGCGCTCCTCGCCGCCCGCCTGCGGCGGGCCACCGGGCGCGCCGATGTGGACGCGGTTCGCGACGCGATGGCTGTCCTCGACATCGACTGGCCGCGCACGACCGCAGCCGAGAGGCGCCGGCTGGTCTCCGAGGCGATGGCAGCCGCGGGCCGGGCGACGGCCATCATCCCCGCGCGCATCCAGGTGCCGCTCGGCGACGCGGCCGAGTCGGTGGTGGCGGCGACTCGAACGCAGGCCCGGCGACAGCAAGGGCTCGCCATCGCCGCCGACTTCAACGCCCTCGACCGGCGCGTCGTGACCCACGTCGTCAGCTCTCAGGGGAACTTCGTGCGCGACGAGTACGGTCGCCGCGTCGAGGGACTCGGCGAGGAGGCTCGCAGGATCGTCGCGGCCGGGCTCGAGCAGGGTCTCGGACGGGACGACATCGCGGCCGACCTCGAGCGCGCGGCTCGGGCGGCGCTCGTCGAGCGGGCGCCGTTCTACTGGGAGGTGGTCGCGAGCTCGTTCATGGGCCAGGGGCGCTCGTTCGCCCAGATGAGCAGCTACGCCGAGGCCGGCATCCAGCGCTACGTCATCGAGGCGGTGCTGGACGAGCGCACGACGCACATCTGCCGCTACCTGCACGGCAAGAGCTTCGCCGTGGCCGACGCCCTCCAGCGCTTCGAGCGGGTCGAGCGGCTGGAGCAGCCTGAGGACATCAAGCGTGAGCTGCCGTGGGTGCGCGAGAGCCTCGACCCCGAGACCGGACGGACGCGGCTCTACGTCGACGGCGGCGCCGGCCGGACCCCGCTCGCCGAGGTGACCCGGTCGGCCTTCGGCACCCGCGATGATCGGGGCGACTTCCGGGCCCTGGCCTCCGATGGCGCCCTTCGCGAGGTCGGCATCGGCTTCCCGCCGTACCACGGCCTCTGTCGCACCACGACGCTCGCGGTCGTGTGA